In the Drosophila teissieri strain GT53w chromosome 3R, Prin_Dtei_1.1, whole genome shotgun sequence genome, GAACTCGCGAAACAACATCGAATCGCGCCGCCTGCGGAGGGCACTAACCAATTCCAGTCAAACGCAGCGCTTCTCCATTGAGTCGGCGGAGCAGCCGAAGCAGTCACAGTCGATAATGCAAGCAAGTGCCCCCTATAATCAGTGGATAGTTCCGATATTAACTggctccctctctctctctatatatatgtatgtactccACATCCAGAATCCGACGAACAAACCGCCAGTGGCCCCTCAGTACGCCATGATCAGTGCCCAAGTCAACTGATAAACTCGAACTGACTCTCTCGTGCGGCTTCCTGAtgctaatttatttgaattctGTTTAAGCCAGTTATTTGTCGTCTATTGctattgttgctattgctgctacCAAAGCGTTTTGTTtcaactgcatttgcattcttttgcatttcgcaattaaaagttaatcGCAGTCGAGCGCACTCTCTCCCTTGAGCATTAGgtttttcattcattcagcTGCGGATATCGGCTGGAAAAAGTCCTAAACTAGTCTTTCAAGTATTCAGAATTACTCAGTCTAAGAATATTCGATCTTTTGACTCATACTATTCAGCATACTGGCGctcttaaaattaaactttagtCAGAGCTGGGGGATTTACTCTTAAACAAGCCTGAGGCGTTTATAAACCTAATAACATTATCGATAATGGTAAGCATAAATCAATCACTAGTGAACGCCCACCACTTAAATATAGGAAcgtaatttaaaaacaaaaagctaaTCCATTGAAATGTAATAACTTGttcttttaaattatatttaaattgcctagatatatattttagttacCCAAATGTTTCACATACATACCAAAGTGTAAGACAGATGTGCTTTTAAAGTGTATAATTAAGAAAATGATATAAAATCTTGGTTTATTCTCTATATTATATTGAACCACCTTTAGGAATAAGATTTCAAAGATTTAGCTTTCAACTCAAATCAAATGACGGACAAAGTTCGCTTACTAATCAGAAGCACAGAACATAGTATATGTGTTGTGTAAATATCCTAGAGATACCTTAAAGGATGAATTTGCTGTATTAAGATTATTCCCATGGCTGCAAATAAAGCTTAGCATATTCCGCGCCCGCTTATTTTCCGCATCTTTCTATGGATTCACTCtagtaaaaatgtaatttggacataaaatacatttggGTTTTTATCGATTGTGGCCCTGTCGTCTGCGCCTTGCTGACTACAAATGAAATTCTAATGAGGTGGCGACTGGTTCAAGGTCATGCAAATGCAGGGACGCGCGGCGCATTAGTAATCCTCGAAATTGTTATGAAAATGCAATCAGCCAAATGGAAACGCCAGCCAAATTCACAAAAAGTGCAAGTAGGAGTGGTATTGGCCACGATGAGGAACAAGACCCGCATTAAAGCGACGCAAATGCGTCAAAGTCCAAAGCGCAGCGGGCCATAAAGGAGCAAACAAGTCAGATggctaaaacaaaaacgatTTGTTCTGCCAACGTCACGTAAAGCCAAAAAAGAATTGGCTCAATACAACCGGCACGAGGAGCAAAGGCCAcgtacacacccacacacacactcacacacacatggccgCAAAGTGACGTAGAAATTATGAAGTTTGTGATTTACGAGCAAATCGGGCGAGAAAAAGCAGCAGGAAAGTAAAGCAGAAAAAATGGTAAATTGCAGAGGTAAATTACTAACCGCACTTTGAATACCCCGTAATAAAGTGAATTTAAATCACCAAATTGTagaaaaagacaaaaatacCTTTCGAATTTTAAGGGCTacgatttttaaatattatacaaatattacatTATTGTTAAAAATCTGTATAAAAAGTTCAGACGGGTCAGCCTGCTAATTTTACAGGGTATACTTAAACAATACATGGGATAGGTAAAGCCACACAAAACAGCGTTTAATGTGCCACAAGTTTAGACAAACACCCAGTCACACACACCAATAGACAAGCACGTTCGCACAAGGAAGgaagccacacacacacagcaacaaaagaaaGAGAGTCAATAGGAGACGGAAGCGACCTCCCACACTTTTTAGTGAGTCAAGCTGCCAACAGGTGGCGTTGACTGCAGTGGGGGAAATTAATCAGCGCAGCAGCAaagaagcaaagcaaagcgaCGCTAGAGTGGACCTTGTTTTGTTGCGCCCgttcaaactttttttaaacTCTGATGCTGCAGTGACTTTGATCGTGcggttttcgtttcgttctTAATTAGCGGAATTTATTTGACGGTCACGACTCGCGATTCACGTGCTGAGGTTAATTTAAGCCGGCTAGACGAGAAAAACATCAGAAATAAGCATACGCGGTGCTATCGTCAACCTGTTTAGATGTATGCGTTTGcttggcaaacatttgttataTTCATACATGTCTGCTGGTTTGTATATAATTagaacatttaattattgccCGTAAGTGTACAAGTCTTCAATTTGTAAGATATATTCTATTATGTAGATCTAACGatttataattatacccgttactcgtagagtaaaagggtatactagattcgttgaaaagtatgtaacaggcagaaggaagcgtttccgaccatataaagtatatatattcttgatcaggatcagtagccgagtcgatctggccatgtccgtctgtccgtccgtctgtctgtccgtctgtccgtctgtccgtctgtccgtctgtccgtctgtctgtccgtccgtatgaacgtcgagatctcaggaactacaaaagctagaaagttgagattaagcatacagactccagggacatagacgcagcgcaagtttgtcgattcatgttgccacgcccactctaacgcccacaaaccgcctaaaactgccacgcccactcttttgaaaaaggttttgatattttttcatttttgtattagtcttgtaaatttctatcgatttgccaaaaaactttttgccacgcccactataacgcccacaaaccgccaaaaactgccacgcccacacttttgaaaaatgttttgatattttttcatttttgtattagtcttgtaaatttttatcgatttcccaaaaaactttttgccacgcccactctaacgcccacaaaccgccaaaaactctcctttgcacttccactagctgagtaacgggtatcagatagtcggggaactcgactatagcgttctctcttgttttaattacgAAAAAGTGTGAGTTCTTGTTTggcaataataaaatgttttattgcgAAAAAATGTTAGATCTTACTTGGCCGtagaataaacaaattttagaaCAGGTCACTATAGCCTTGACTTTGCTATAAGTCGTATTAGGTTTGACTCGACCTGATTTTAGTCAGTCTACAGCTGGAAAGTACAGGGACAGCATCGTTCTTCCTAAAATCaccaaaaaaattatacaataaatatatataaagtgaAAAACATAGTAAAACTCTCAGAAACAaggtaaaaacaagagagaacgctatagtcgagttccccgactatctgatacccgttactcagctagtggaagtgcaaaggagagtttttggcggtttgtgggcgttagagtgggcgtggcaaaaagttttttgggaaatcgataaaaatttacaagactaatacaaaaatgaaaaaatatcaaaacatttttcaaaagtgtgggcgtggcagtttttggcggtttgtgggcgttatagtgggcgtggcaaaaagttttttggcaaatcgatagaaatttacaagactaatacaaaaatgaaaaaatatcaaaacctttttcaaaagagtgggcgtggcagttttaggcggtttgtgggcgttagagtgggcgtggcaacatgaatcgacaaacttgcgctgcgtctatgtccctggagtctgtatgcttaatctcaactttctagcttttgtagttcctgagatctcgacgttcatacggacggacagacagacggacagacggacagacggacagacggacagacggacagacggacagacagacggacggacagacggacatggccagatcgactcggctactgatcctgatcaagaatatatatactttatatggtcggaaacgcttccttctgcctgttacatacttttcaacgaatctagtatacccttttactctacgagtaacgggtataaaaagtgaaTGCACAATGTGAAAAGTcgtcattttatttgtatgtttaaTGTTCGCTTTTTTTAAGGGACGATGTCTAACGTTATTAAAAAGGTGATTCCCATGCTGGACCGCATCCTAATCCAACGCTTCGAGGTGAAGACCACCACCGCGGGCGGCATCCTGCTGCCCGAGGAGTCGGTGCCCAAGGAGATGCAGGGCCTGGTGGTTGCCGTTGGACCCGGAGCTCGCAATCCTGCTGGAGCTGGACACTTGTCCGTTGGCGTCAAGGAGGGCGACCGCGTATTGCTGCCCAAATACGGGGGCACCAAGGTCGATATGGACGACAAGCGCGAGTATGTCCTGTTCCGCGAGAGCGACATCCTTGCCAAACTGGAGTAGATCCTGCAACACTTTCCGCAAACACCAAAAGTAAACACCCAAACGAACACTATGTATGCTGCAACCTCCAACTCTCATCCCCCCACTTATCCCCGGTGTAGACTTGCATTTTGCTTCCGGATTGCGTTCGAACTTAAATGATTATAATGAAATGTTATATTTGGTAGCTTACCAATgcacacactccacacacactTCATCCGACTATGAAACATGTCGCGCCTGCTCTTATAGCGACTATACACACTACCAACTCGTGTAAGGACAGGCCAAATAAACCACTGTTCAGGTGCGTTTTGTGTATTACAAGATTATTTCTCTGTGGTAAAAAAACGTAGTTGAATGCTGCccataaaatgaattttcccCATGGGAGGTCATGTTTGGTACCATGGCGTAGTAAAGGTGAAGTTGCCTCAGAATGTATGCTATAGTATGAGCGATTCCTTGGTATTCCCCTTTCTATGCAACTCTTACTCCCACACTAAGCCGCACCGCATACTGCCACCCACTGTTCCCaaacaccaccacccactcccactcccactcggCAGCCTGTTGCGTGGGCTCCTCCGTCTAACAGCTCATTGGCAGATGGATGGCTTCGGTTTCGTTCGGATTTCTTCGGGCTGGAGGCTCTGCAGTCGGCGGTACCGTTCGTATTGGCTGACCCGTTATCTCTGCGGCGGACTAACGGTGAATGTGCGGTGCGTACCGTTCTTCTAAGCTATAAAAGCCGTTGGCCGACCGCACTTTGTTGGCAATTCGAAGAGCGTTGGCACCAGACTCTGATCaacaagtggcaagtggaaagtaGAACGTCCTGCAGCTCGGTGAAGTGTTCGGTTTCTGAAAAGTTCTCTAAAAGTTTCCAACAGAAAATTTCGAAAGAAAATTATAACTGACGTCGGACAATTTGCGTGCAGCTtgcgaaataaaatttattgaaaaatgtggtaCAGCAAGTGCAGTTGGACTTTGGTAGTGTTGGTGGCGCTCTTTGCTCTCGTGACAGGTAAAATTATATTCTCTgcattattatatataccatttaagtttaagtgGTTAGATCTCTTAGAAGGGTGGTTCAATTATCAGGACACTTAAgcgaaattaataatatcttaaATTGTTCTCCTCTTTATTAAAAGATGTGATcaattaaattagtttaaaaaacttttcagTCATCGCTTGGGTTTTCAACTCAAAATAATTcactattttctttaaaataataaaataatatctaggatatatacatatatactatagcTATAACTTAAAAATTCTGCAAGTTTCAGTTCCAGTTTATGTctatcaattttaatttataaacgttattgaataaatcaaaaatggtGAAAAAGAATAATGacaagaaatttaaatgttttaaattttttcctttatttttaatgacgTTGTTTTTTATCAGCGCACTGTTACCTATGcggcaatttaatttgatctgcttaaaatatttcatttttcaatgcGGGTTTCTTACTTAAAACTAAAAGTAATGGAGAgaattacaatttttatttcattttcaattttaattttttgttaaatctttaaaatttatagtAAGTCGATTGAGGCTtgccgctttttttttttttttttttttattaaaaagtttggatacatgtaaaattaaattattgtactGCTACCTTCAGGCAGCCTAAACAATCTTTAAGGAATAGGACATAGTAATACTATTGTATTACACATAAagttaacaatttttaattatattcgatgttttatctttttaaatacttattgACAACTAGTACAAGGAACTTGCCGCTTTCTGACTAGGCTATTTGGGCTTGCATTGAGTTGTTCCAGCTCTCAGCCCAATGCTGCAATGCATCCAGGCATTCCTGTAGACCAAAAGAGGCAGCCAAGATACTTTATCTTTTCATGGATATCTTCTTTCTTTAGTTCTGTGACTGGTTAAAAATCGTTAGCTTTAAAAAAATCTGCAGTTAGGCAAAGCAATCCACTGAgtggcatacttttgggcaGAAGGCGTtgatgaaattaaatgtttcgcTTAGTCACCCAGTTCGAAGAATTCGGGTGACTATCTGAGCCATAAAAATACCAAACTACTAGCTGATTAACTAACTGGTAATACGTGTTATGAATATCATGGTCATCCGCGTAAACTCCAGCTCCCATTTTCCGATCTCACCCAGCCCCTCTTCCATTTACGCCTCTAATCCGCCTTATCAGTTGGTGTTTTATGCGCATTTTCCTGTTGATACGCCTTTGTTTGCTCGCTTGCCCGGCGGCTTCcctttttggggtttttctaCGTACTTTCCTTACCCACTTACCCCTGCGTATGCAGACTAACAGGTGGAGTCCAGGGATCGGGGAAATCGGCCTTTCCACCGCGGGTCGGGAGATCAGGGGCTTGGTTTCACGATTTCACCATCGGAACCCACACCCCCCTGCCAACACGCTTTTAACGCTTTCGATTGCCATCGTAAATTAATCCGAACCGTGGGCCAAAACACCATTACATGGATAGAAAATATGTTACAAGATCCTATGGCTAAGGCATAAAGGATTTTAACGTATTCACTGCGTTAACTAAgagttttaataatttctgcattttacatttgacTTCGTAAATAACTTTTTAGTGattataaaaattcattttaaattaagttttagTTAGGAATACAGAAAAATAAGACACTCAAAGTAGAAATATATTTGGTAAAGTTTATtgctaaaataaaaaggcacACTTctaacatatatttttctgtgTGCATTCGTGACACGGTGGCAATGGAAATTCACGCAGTTTGAGCGTCAGCAagaatggaaaaataaaacccaaaaccaaacccatcCCAAACGTGTGAACCTGTCAAGCTGTGCCGCCTGCAGGCATTGCAATTGTGGGTTTCGCCTCCagttagatagatagatactGCCCTGCTCTCCCCGGTGGCCATGCAGattggccatggccaaaagcacAGCCTTCCTGCTGCGGAAAAATGCGTATTGGGTTAGGTTCAGGTCGAATAGCAATGGGAATTTGGCCAATTATTTTGTGAGTGTAGACGGCAATTTTATCTTGACAAATTACTTTTCGGGTTTTCATGGTTTCTATTCATAACATCGCATTTGGCCTTCTTTACCAACAATCTGCTCTTCAATCAATATCCAAAAAGCTGATAAAACGAATAATTTATGCGTTCATATAGAAATCGTgggtatattttatttatattaatatttgcatGCGATTTTCCTCGCTAGCATAAATTTTGTTCATATCTCACAATGTCATCAcgaaattataattaacatCTGACTATTAAGCAATTAAGAAATGAAATCACACCTTTAATGACACTTCCCAATGCATTTTTTCTGCTGGGGATTCCCCAAAAATTAGACAACAATTAGATAACCGCACAACGATATTGACCCACTGCTGCTAAAATTCTCCATTAAGTGGGGTTTTCTGTTAAATGGCGTCGCACTTTCAGTCGTAAAAAAAGACATTATTCAGAAGTGGAGACGCCAACGCTGGCCAAGATCAAGGATATGGCTATTAAAATGCGCTGGTCAAGTTAATTAGGTATCTCTGCTGCTGACTGGAaagggtgtgggtgtggaatGGGTGTGGGATTCCGCTGAAGAGGGCCATTAAAGTGGGGTGGAATTCGTTTAATGACAGCCCTTCGATGCGGCGACCCCAAAAAGGCTTCGATGTCGGCAATCGCTATCTCTGATGGCCGCCATGGCTGTCAACAAGTGTGGGTTCCATATGCAGGGCTGCCCGGCAACAATTAATCCACGGTTTAAGTAATTGACAAATGATTACGGGTTTGATATATGGCCAGGGTAGCAACAGCCGCACCAGGCATGATGGAAATCGTCTGGCCAGGCGGGcgtgtataatatatatttatcttgGCTTATGCAAACTCCAATTTCGCCCTTCCTCCTGACCTTTTTGGCCCATCTGCGTCATGGAACTTGTTGCTATTTGGCGTAACTCCTGCTCTTTGTTGCAGATCCGCCTGCCAGCTACTGACAGTTGCGCAAAGCGTGCTCACATGCCTTTCCAAATGTCCTCTGTCCCCAGCTGAGTCCTCCTCCCTATTTCACGGTGATGCGTTGCCGTCCATTTGTATGATTAGTTCTGCGCCGCCACCTCTTCcaggttctttttttttttggcacacaaTGCACGAGTGGCATCAAGGACGTTGTGTAAGCCAGGACGTTATgaacagtcacagtcacagccaCAGGTTGGACCTGCACGAGGATACGCAGCTCAACTGGGTTGCTGGGAAATCTGAACTTTAGGGCAGAAGATTAGGCATCGGGCAAGcgtttgttatatttttggcaaGCATTATGTAATAGTAAAGTGTTAAAGGGGCTATTGTAAACaacatatttttgataaatgctTGATTTGAGAAAGTTCTTATAAGGTTATAAAATGgatatttatagttttaagCAAGGCATTATTTTTGTTCAAATAAGAATTCTATTGTTGTATTTACCATTAAACTCCCCACTTTTTGCTGTTGAATTACTAAAGCCACTAGGATGCAGGAATGCTACACCTTCAAGGGCCCCAGCCGAGTGCATTACTCAACCCACTCCGACCTGGCATATGAGTTCCATAATGGTCGCATTTATCATGGGTCGCGACATTAGCAGCCAAGCACACAATAAACACGTGCTTTTCACACGGAAAGTAGCAGCCGAAGTAGCAGCATTAATGGGATGCTGGAGAAAGTAGCTTTTACTATAGAACCGTAAAAAGAGAAAGTTTTAAAGCCCTGGCTTAGGCTCGCTGGGTGGTCGAAActgcgctgctgttgcttttctgACACCTGGCTGCGTTTCTAGCAAATTTACGCGCACAAAGTCTTAGGGCTGCGCCAACTGATGATGATTTATActaaattggaaaaaatgttgcatactttcaggtTCCTGCCTGGAATACGGACATTCCTGTTGGGGAGGTAAGTGCTCGCCGGTTAAGCTCTGACGGCACCAGTTCATCACAACTGGCCCAGCAGTCGTGActcatatttatgtattccACAGCTCATGGCAAGCGATCCGGTGGGAAGGCGGTCATAGATGCTAAGCAGGTGAGTAGAGGAAGGACATATGAACGACCTTTAGGTATATAGGAATTTACTCCTACTTTCCACTGCTACTCATTTTTCATCTTAAAATTGTTGGCCATGCACAGCtcagaatatttaaaattcataatacaacaaaatagtTTGTCTTCAAGTGAAAATTACTTTACCGAATAACGCTTCGTAGTTTGAAacagttttttatatttctggATATAAGCAAAATAGATTTATCAATATGTgatcaatattaataattaacaatttgGTTGTACCTTTAATAGCAGCCCTTGCCAAGTTCATATGCGTTGGATAGCGTGGTGGAACAACTgtacaacaaccacaacaaccaggacaaccagaaccagaacaacaaccagaaccagaacaacCAGGATGatgacagcaacaacaacaacgatgaCGACAGCAATGACATCACGAACACGAATAGTGCCAACAACTTGCCCTTGGCAGCTCCAGCCATTCTAAAGTCGGAGGATCGGCGAATCGGTGGCCTCAAGTGGGCGCAGCTGATGCGGCAGCACCGCTACCAATTGCGCCAGTTGCAGGatcagcagccgcagcagcaggggcgtggcaggggcaggggcaggcaGTACGATGCGGCAGCCGAGAGTTGGCGGAAGTTGCAGCAGGCACTGCAGGCTCAGATCGATGCCGACAATGAGAACTCGGGCTACGAGCTCACGAAGTGAACTTTGCGAACCcaattgccaaattgaaattatgcaGATAACACGCTAGCTAAGCCAGAAGaacaaatggaaaagcgaaatgaaaagaTATTTATCACACGCGATCATTGCATGCCGGgcatcaattaaaaaacaaaatttaaatcaattaaagcaGTCGGATGAAGAGATCGGAGCAGGCACTAAAAATGTAGAATTCGTTgtggttttttattattagaCTTACTGAGCCGATCAGTGGAatcctttttggccatattgCGTCACTGGCTGGATGCCGCAATAATGGCCTGCTTCGTTTTCGTTCACTTAACCGTACTTAATCCCTAACTAACTAAGCATATGCAGATACGATCTTAAGCATTACCACTAATAAAAGCTAACATTGAGTGCACTCGTctgtgtttgcatttcaagccTTGATTTTGGCGGGTATCTGGAAGCAGGCCGCATCCCCTTGCTTATCGCCCAGTCCCCAGTGGATCTCCAGGCTGACGGTTGGGTAGACGGGCAGGATCTTGAAGCTGTTCTTGTAGGTGTACACCTGGCCGGCCTTCAGTGGGCAGCCCACCTTCTTCTCGCCGGCCTCGTCGTAGATGTGCGGACAGGCACTGGTGCCGTAGTATCCTGGGAACGGCAGCGGCACGTCCAGGATAATGCCCTGGATGTCGGAGGTCAGCTCCTGGAAGTCGCGCTCCGGCCGGATCTTCATCTGAATGCTGGCCTCCGTGTTGCGCTTCAGGATGCACTTGCTCTTGGGGCAATTGGAAATGGACACTTCTCCGGCACCTAGGGCCTTGGATTTAGCTGAGACAAAAGaagattaatacaaaatacaaaataaataaacaatcaaTAACACAAAAATTTCGAGTTTCTTTCGACTATTAACAACACTGCGTATGtcttagttaaaaaaaatctttaataaaggtataatttataatatacatttaataaaaataaaagtaataaacgAACTCCATTAAAAACCCAGAACGAATGTCACTATGTTACTATCAATTGTTTGCGACAGAGCTTATCTTCATAtagattttttataaattaagcGACGATTCACTTTCAAAGCTTTAACTTGGGTAAGGCAAAAGTGTGGCCTACTTTATTACAGTTCattgacattttaattatgctgtgggtttttaatatttaatatccTGTTTTTACTTACATTTCGGGCAAGGACTGACATCCGTGGACGACGTGAAGCCGATCAAAGCGGCAAAGATCAGAAAGAATCCCGAGCTCAGCTTCATTCTGATGATGTGGATATGGCTAATTGTAAGAAAAGTTagacgaatttaacgagagGTCGCTAATTGCTGGTCAACTAAATTGGACCCGGCCGGCCGAGTTCGAGAGCTTTGGCCTGTTTGATAACACACTCGAGTGGTAATGGCCAAAAACCGGTTGCAGTTGGGCCAGTtgaagcaaaaaataaaatccgaAAGAGCGACCTTGACTACAAATCATCTCACGAATATCACAAAACAACGTAAAGTCGGCACTTACAACTTGGACAGCACAAGGCGACTTTTGTTTGAGATACAAATCTTACAGTTGGATGCCAAATGGCTTGCACGTActttacatttaatatttataaatgcactaaattgtgtttctgtttgctgCCTTATTAGAGTCAATCATTCTGGAAAACTCCTACGTATATGCTAATTTACCAGTTTTCCCGGCAATTGCTGTCAATTTCAAGTGGTTAGCTTCTAGGTTTTCAACACGGAGCTCTCGGGAGCTAGTACTTTAAGCTATGAACGACGATCAGCAACTGAGCCACTGATTTCGTCGCATgttcattttatatatataaaatcaacGCCGAGTGCTGAATCACAGGCTTAATTGAGTACTGCCTGGTTTCTTCGCCTGTACGGCGTGCGAAGCGCTTAATTACATTAAGAAATGAAGACTATTAACGATTATAGGCCATACCCATTAATGTTTACATgtcaatgtttttgtttacctccAGGCCTTAGAAGGAAAGTAAAACCTGCTATATACTT is a window encoding:
- the LOC122621090 gene encoding 10 kDa heat shock protein, mitochondrial, producing MSNVIKKVIPMLDRILIQRFEVKTTTAGGILLPEESVPKEMQGLVVAVGPGARNPAGAGHLSVGVKEGDRVLLPKYGGTKVDMDDKREYVLFRESDILAKLE
- the LOC122619989 gene encoding neuropeptide CCHamide-1; protein product: MWYSKCSWTLVVLVALFALVTGSCLEYGHSCWGAHGKRSGGKAVIDAKQQPLPSSYALDSVVEQLYNNHNNQDNQNQNNNQNQNNQDDDSNNNNDDDSNDITNTNSANNLPLAAPAILKSEDRRIGGLKWAQLMRQHRYQLRQLQDQQPQQQGRGRGRGRQYDAAAESWRKLQQALQAQIDADNENSGYELTK
- the LOC122619987 gene encoding ecdysteroid-regulated 16 kDa protein, whose protein sequence is MKLSSGFFLIFAALIGFTSSTDVSPCPKSKSKALGAGEVSISNCPKSKCILKRNTEASIQMKIRPERDFQELTSDIQGIILDVPLPFPGYYGTSACPHIYDEAGEKKVGCPLKAGQVYTYKNSFKILPVYPTVSLEIHWGLGDKQGDAACFQIPAKIKA